TGCTCCTGTATCAGTACCTGGACATCGACGCGTGCGAGGCGCCCCACGGGCGGACGCCCGAGGTGGCCGCCGGCATCAAACGCGCGAGGCCCGAAAAATTAGTCTTCTCGTACCAGGGCGACGGCGACCTCGCGGGCATCGGCACCAACGAGATCGTCCACGTCGCCAACCGCGGCGAACCCATCAGCGTCATCTTCATCAACAATGCCGTCTATGGCATGACGGGCGGCCAGATGGCCCCGACGACCATGCCGGGACAGAAAACCACCACCACCCCCAAAGGCCGGAGCATCGTCAACGAGGGGTTCCCCTTGCGCGTCTCGGAGATGCTGGCGACGCTCGAGCAGCCGGCCTACATCGAGCGGTGCGTCATCGGGAGCCCTCGCGACATCATCCGCACGAAAAACGCCATCAAGAAAAGTTTCCGCGTCCAGCGGGACTTGAAAGCGTTCTCGCTGGTGGAGATCCTCTCGCCGTGCCCGACGTACTGGCGCGTCTCGCCCCCGAAAGCCGAACGCTACATCGTCGAATACTTCGAAAAGGTCTTCCCCCGCGGGGT
This Planctomycetota bacterium DNA region includes the following protein-coding sequences:
- a CDS encoding thiamine pyrophosphate-dependent enzyme; this encodes MVEHKGPKLKIGRPKALLANRTHYCPGCGHGIVHRIIAEIIDEWNLRGEVIGMAPVGCAVLLYQYLDIDACEAPHGRTPEVAAGIKRARPEKLVFSYQGDGDLAGIGTNEIVHVANRGEPISVIFINNAVYGMTGGQMAPTTMPGQKTTTTPKGRSIVNEGFPLRVSEMLATLEQPAYIERCVIGSPRDIIRTKNAIKKSFRVQRDLKAFSLVEILSPCPTYWRVSPPKAERYIVEYFEKVFPRGV